The genomic stretch TGTCGATCAAAAGAGAAAGTTGAAATGCATTTTTATGGTGAGATGAATCGAGGCTTAGACATATAAAAAACCGCAAAGCTTTCTTGAAGAAGCTTTGCGGTTTTTGGGTCTCTTCTTTGCTTCATATAAGCCAATAGATTTCAAGCGTAATCCACTGCCATACATCCAATGATTTTTTATTTTGAAATAGGTTTCTTCTACTCTTCATGTGAGATGACTCAAGGTATGCCACGTCACAATAATATGGCGGATACTGAATGGTCTCAATCAGTTTTTTCCCCATTCTATCAATTCTCCACAGAAAAAATGGCTATGGCAGAACAACTTTCATAGAGTAATCATCATTTAATGAGCCATCATCTCATGGGCAATATCGTGTCCATCCATTTTTGACGGGTAGTAAGTAGGCCAGTTTTTGACTTCATCAAGTAAAGCTTCACGGTCGTCCCCCCAATAGAGATGGTAATGACTAGCTTTAGTCGGGTAAATACTATGATCACTAAACTGAATATACTGAGGCAGCCCTTCTGCTTTTTTAGCTAGTTTGAATATGTATCTTACCCCTCTATTGCCCGCATCATAGGTTAGAATTTCGTATCCGTCATACGTATACTTACCAGAATATTCTTTTCCATTTTTGAAGAACGTTACAGTATCTTTCTGGATTACAATACGGTCAACATCTGTTTGATAGCCTTTTTTATAATACTCTTTATATTCTTCAGCTGTCTTGCCGCCTTCGTGTTCTGATTTATATGAAAACACTTCGTCAAGAGTACCATCTTGCAGGTATGGATATACAGATTGCCAATCTCCTTCCCAATCAGAAAGTAAGCGATCCTTTACTTGGCTGTTTTTAAAATAGCCTTCATATATTTTTTCTGTTTCTTCATCATGCGCATGACTATGATCGTGAGAATGTTCGTGTGTATGACTGTCAGATGTTTGCTCTTGCGTTTTGGAAGAGTCTTCTTCAACTGCTGAGGATGATGTTGTTTGATTAGACTCACCTGCAGAAGAACCGGAAGTCTGACATCCTGCCAAAACTAGTAATGAACCAATCGTTAATATGCCTAGCCGTTTTGAAAATAAAATGTTCATTCCAACACTCCTTTTTTATTAAATCGAAAACATTACGATTTATTATACATACATCTCTTGCAAACATCAAAGGAAAAATGCTCTTCATGCGGATGGCCTATTTTAAAGGAATAACTGACTATGTTCATCAGTTATTCCTTTAAAATACGAAAGTCTACGATATTTCCATATCGATCCGCTTCAATGTGACAGCACCCCTCAAGCAGCTGTTTTAATTTTCCACGTCCGCGTTGTACCCTTGATTTTGCTCCGGAGTAAGAAATGCCGAGCTTTTCACTCAACTCTTTTTGTGATAACCCCTGGAAATCAGTTAACTCGAGCGCCTCTCGATACTTTTCAGGCAACCGTTTGATGGTCGATCGAATACACACAGTTGCTTCCTTGGTGAAATTTTCTTCCTCTGCACTGTCATTAAAATGTAGAACATCAGGCAATATTTCGCTTGTTTTTTTTGTACGGTAAAAATCAATAATCGTATTTCTAGTGATCCGATAAATCCAGCTGTCGATCTTTTGTTCATCGATCAGATTTGGGAGATGCACTTGTATTTTCATAAATACGATTTGCAAGAGGTCATCAACGATAGATTGATCGTTAACCCTATGTGAAATATATGTTTTTAACGGCTGATGAAATTGATCCCATAGATCCTCTATATTCATTTGAAAAAACCTCCTATAATTTTGCGTCTGCTTTACATTTGCTTCGTCTTTTTAATCGTAACAAAGAGCAAACAATTGTTGAATCAATTGTATTGCAGCTGTTGCCAAAAATAATGATAAAGGAGAGGTTTGTTGTGGAGTATACCTATTTAGGGAGAACAGGATTGCGGGTGAGCCGTTTATGTTTAGGCACGATGAATTTTGGAGTTGATACAGACGAAAAGACTGCGTTCCGTATCATGGATGAAGCACTTGATAACGGCATTCAATTTTTTGATACTGCCAATATTTACGGCTGGGGCAAAAACGCAGGATTGACAGAGAGCATCATTGGAAAATGGTTTGCACAAGGAGGACAGCGCCGCGAGAAAGTTGTTCTGGCGACAAAAGTATATGAACCGATTTCTGATCCGAATGACGGACCAAATGATATGAGGGGCTTGTCTCTATACAAAATCAGACGTCATCTGGAAGGATCACTGAAGCGGCTTCAGACAGATCATATCGAATTGTACCAAATGCATCATATCGATAGGCGGACACCGTGGGATGAGATATGGGAAGCTTTTGAGACTCAGGTTCGCTCCGGCAAAGTAGACTATATTGGATCCAGTAATTTTGCAGGCTGGCATTTAGTTAAAGCGCAAGCTGAAGCTGAAAAACGGCGATTCATGGGACTCGTCACTGAACAGCATAAGTATAGTTTATTAGAACGAACAGCTGAAATGGAAGTGCTGCCGGCTGCACGGGATCTTGGTTTAGGAGTAGTGGCGTGGAGTCCCCTTGCAGGAGGGCTTCTTGGCGGGAAGGCATTGAAAAGCAATGCCGGAACTCGTACAGCAAAAAGAGCAGATTTAATTGAAAAACATCGTTTGCAACTCGAGAAATTTTCAGATTTATGCAAAGAACTAGGAGAAAAAGAAGCAAATGTGGCTTTGGCATGGGTGCTGGCAAATCCAGTTTTAACTGCGCCGATCATCGGACCACGAACGGTTGAGCAGCTGCGTGATACGATAAAAGCCGTTGAAATCAGTCTGGATAAGGAGATTCTCCGCATGTTAAATGATATCTTTCCCGGACCTGGAGGAGAGACACCTGAGGCATACGCCTGGTGATACATTCATTACTCAATACTGACATTTTTCTTAAATATTTATACTGAACTATCATATTAAGAAAGACAAGAGCATGTTTGTCTCTTGTCTTTTCCACATCGTGCTGAAAATGCTGGCTAAACATCGACAAAAATGCTGCCGCTTAAAAAAGAACCCTAAACAATAGAGTAACTGGAAAGACAACTGGCTTGATCAGCTTGGGACCCCTTTCAGCTGTATTTAAATCAATCAAACTAATGATTCATTGGCAGTCTAAATATTATTATTGTTTCTTTACAAAATAGTAATAGCCCCTGTAATGATTGCTAACAACGTAATAACTAATGATGTAATTACAGCCCACTTAACGGCAAACCTTTGAAATGACCCCAAGTCCATTTTAAGCATGCTTACTAGCAATACTGTTGACGCAACCAATGGACTCATCAGATGAACCGGCTGCCCCATTATAGAAGCCCTTGCAATTTCTACTGGTTCTATACCATATGCTGAGGCAGCTTCTGCAAAGATAGGTACCATACCAAAGTAATATGCATCATTTGATAAAACAAAAGTAAACGGAATACTAGTGAGTGCTACAATAACGGGGAAAAACCCTCCCATTGATGAGGGGATGATGGATATTAATGATCCTGCTATGGCATCCACCATCTTTGTCCCGGATAATATACCAGCAAATACTCCTGCTGAAAATACCAATAATACCACGGTTATGGCATTACCAGAATGCTCGGCGATTCGCTCCTTCTGCATTTTTACATTCGGATAATTTATAGTAAGGGCAAGAACAAAACCAATTAAAAATAAAACTGACGGATGCTTAGTTCCAAGCACAATAAACACCATGATACTTATAACGAGGAATAAATTAAGATATATTAAGCGTGGCCTTTTCAATTGTTCGCTCTCCAAAGTAGCAGCCATATAAGATTGAGAGCTGTCCTTTGTTATATGTCTAGGCTCTAATTGAACGATGCCTATTCGATTCCTCTCTTTCCTTCCCATTAGAAAAGCCAGAAATATCACACAAGCAATACCTCCAAGCATGGTCGGAAGTAATGGCACAAAGAAATCTGAAGGATCCAAACCCAGCACTGAAATCGCTCTTGTAGCTGGTCCGCCCCATGGAGTCATTCCGCTAACGATACTCAACGACAGCATTGCTAATGTCGCCATAACCATGGGATTCATACCAATTCTTTTATACAAAGGTAACATTGCTGAGACTGTTATCATATAGGTTGTTGTACCGTCCCCATCTAAAGCGATAAGCATTGCCAAGACGGCAGACCCTATCGCTATTTTCACAGGGTCTCCCTTTACTATAGATAAAATTTTTTCTATTAGCGGATCAAATAAACCTGCATCAATTAAAATTCCGAAAAAAAGAATAGCAAACAATAGCAATGCCGCTGAACTTGCAACTGTTTGAATTCCTTCTAAAATCATGTCGCCAATACCCTTACCAAAACCTCCAATAAGAGCAAAAACAATGGGAGTGATGGTCAAGGCAACAATAGGCGAGACTTTCTTTGTCATTATTAATATTGTAAAAACAGTTACCATCGAAAAACCTAAAATAGTAAGCATATTACACCTCCAAGAATGCGCTTTCAAATGACTTTTGATTAACATATCTTATACGGTGTAATAAGTTAAATAAATATTTTTTTACTGTGTTTCAAAAAAAATTCTATCATAACTTTAAATGGTTACCATTTGTTCACCCTTTAAAAAATCAATGAATGCTTTAACGAGTTTGATTCCTAATGATTTTTGATCGTACATTAGCCAAGTATCTCTCATTAGAGGCTTACCCTTAGCATTATACAGTTCCATTGTGTACAAATGATCAGATTCCTGCAGGCAAATTTCTGGTGCTATGGAGTAACCAAGACCATGCTTTACCATCTCTTTGCAAGTCTCTTGTCGATCCACTTCCATTGCAATAATGGGGGCTTGTTTTAGATTCGTATGCATCCAATCTTCTATAATCGTTTTTAAAGAAGCATCCGTTTTATATTTGATAAAAGGTAAAAAAGGAAGTTGCTCTATCGTTATTGGTTTTTTTGAGATGATATGTAATTTTTCCCGTGTCAGCCGTTCCTCCACCCCTTTCCAGCGATGGCTTCCTCTCAGTATACCGACTTGTACAATACCAGCATCTAATAATTTCATGACATCTGTGCTCCAGCCTGTTTGTACACTATATTGGACATTAGGATACATAGTGGAAAATTCCCTTAATAACTTAGGGAGCTTATATTGAGCGAAATTGCTTGATACCCCCAGCCTTAGATGTCCTTGCACCTCTTTGCTTAGATTAGAGATATGATCTTTGGTATCTTGAAGTTCCTGTAGCATTCTTCTTGCATAAGCAACCAAGTGTTCTCCTTCCGCAGTAAAGGTAATTCCTTTATGCCTTTTGGTGAATAATTCAATTCCGAAAATCTCCTCAATCTTTTTCAACCGATAAGTGATGGAAGGCTGTGATGTAAATAATCGTTCTGCTGTTTTTGTTACACTTTGTTCTTCGTGAAGAATTTTCAATAAAATCCAATCTTTCTCATCCATTTTCATCTTCCTTTCTAGTCCTTCTTTCACAATTATAAAAGTTTTTTTATCGAATATTAAGAAAACTTATATTTTATTTTTATTTTTTTACCTTCTACACTAAAAAACATAAAAAATACTACCTTTAAGATGAGGATGATGACGATGGTCAAGACGAATGTAACAATCATGAGAGGCGGAACAAGCAAAGGCGTTTTTTTCCACGAATCAGCCATGCCTAACAATAAAAACGAATGGGAGCCCTTTTTGCTTGATGTCATGGGAAGTCCTGATAAAAGACAAATAGATGGTTTGGGTGGCGGTAATTCCCTTACTAGTAAAGTGGCAATAATAAAGAAAGCATATACTTCGGATATTGATGTTCACTATACTTTCGGTCAAGTCAGCATTTCGGAAGAAAAGGTGGACTTTAAGGGGAACTGCGGAAATATCTCCGCTGCTGTTGGTCCATTTGCTATTGAAGAAGGACTTGTAAAAGCGAAAGAACCAATGACTGCGGTAAGGATCCTGAATACCAATACGAATAAAATGATCATTGCGGAAGTAGAAGTGGAAGACGGTCAGGTCAAATATGACGGAGATGTTACGATATCTGGAGTACCTGGATCTGGATCTCCAATCTATTTAAACTTTCATGATGCCGCTGGTTCAGTTACCGGTCATTTATTGCCTACTGGAAATAGTTCGGAGTTTTTAGATACAAGTCAAGGCCAAATAGAGGTGTCTATTATCGACTATGCAAATCCATTAGTTTTTGTGGAAGCGAGCAGTATCGGCCTGGATGGAACGGAACTTGCAGAAGAATTTACTGATCTACAGTTGGCTCAATTTGAAGAATTAAGATCCATTGCGGCAGAGAAATGCGGCTTTGCCAGTCGATTTTCAGCTACAAAGTTATCGCCGGCTGTCCCCAAACTGGCTATAGTAGCAAAACCAGAGAAATATAAAGATAGTACAGGTGCTTGGCATTCAAGCGTTGAGATGGACTTACACATCAGGATGATGTCCATGCAAAAGCCACATCAAGCACTGGCTGTCACTGGAGCGATATGTACAACAAGAGCCCTTTCAGTGGAAGGTGCAATCCCTGCAAGAATAGCAAAAAACCACTCTACAAAGGTTCGGCTAGCTCATTCTTCTGGTATTATTGAAACAATGGTGGAGCCCACTGGTATAAAGATCGTCCGTACCGCACGACGTATTATGGACGGAACAGTTTATACGCATGGAGACTATCAAATGATGTAGATGGACTGTGCAAAAAGCCTCCCCCCTTTCCATCGTTAATAGATGGATTGAATGCGCCTTCTTGCACAGATCCATTGTAATCTTGCATGGCTTTAAAAAAGCCTCTATATTGTTTTTTATGAAATCGCCAAGGTCCTTTCATGTATCTGCCTCAAGCATGACATAATCATTATAGAGAAAATTGAATACTTTTTACTGCAAATAAAAAGATACCAACATCATTGGTATCTTTTAGATTGAGTTCATCTGCAGCGGTTTCTTTTCCTCACTGCTTATTTGATTACAAAATTACCGTACTCGTTTGAACGAACATGAATCGGTCCGTTTAGATTATAGTTGTTCTCCTTGGCGATAGAGCGAAGCACGTCCACACGGGCAACTGATTCTCTCCATTCGTCACGGGTGTCATGATTGGCCGGATTCATCAGATCGTCATAGCGTACGTCCAAGAATTTATTCAACCACTTCTTCTCGTCTATTCCGTCTTTAGGTGATCCGCCCGCTTTTTTGTTCGTACGTTTAATCAAGGCATAAAAAGAGTCAGGGTCATCACCATCGCCATGCTGAATAACCGTATCGTACATCACAGCTCTTGCCAATGCTGTTTTTAGTCCGGCATTATCCGATCGTTTCATGGCAGGCTGATAATACAAATGGTCATTTACTTTGTCTTGAGCGGCGCGAAATTCCTTATCATTTGCAAGCGACTTCCAGGCAGAAGCGAATCCCTTGAGATTGCTTGTATCATCGCTTTCTTCCTTGGCCAGACGGCGCAATTCAGGCAGATACTTTTTCAGTTTGTTATTCGGAACTGCCTTTGTGTATACTTCCACTACTTCCAATGCATCCCCGGTAGCCGTTGTAAAGCCTGCCCGTCCGCATGTATAGCCTCGCCCGTCATCCAATCGCTCTACATATCCATATTGGATCTCCGTTGTGCCGTTTTCAAAGATACTTGTCAGCTGTTCCGCCCGGCGCTTTTGATCTTTATTCAGTCCCGCCGCAAAAACCGTTTCGCTCATCATCAGGGTAAAAAACATGGTGAAAACAAGTAATGAGATCGCTGCTTTTTTCCAAAAATCTGCTTTTTGCATACTGATTTTCATTTCACTTCCCCTTTCTAAATATTGTAAATACAGACTCAGTATACATGAAGAAACTGCCCTATTGTTGAAAATACATCAATTTGTCAATATTTTGAATCTAAAGTAATATAGCTTGAATCTTACTCTATTCATTGCCAATCAGCCTTAGCCCCTCTCACTGGGAAGGTCCCTTGATTTTCATACTGCTTCAACTTTCATTAACAAGATGCCATAAGGCTTTACTCTATTTTATAATGGAAGTGATCATCGAAAATCGTTAGGGAGGTGATGTAATGGCAAGCAAGATGAGAATGCCAGATTCCGCAACGTCCCATGCAAAGCCTACTATTGGGAAGGCGATACTTTGCATGGGGTAGACTTTCTAAAAGATCGCCCAAGTAAGCTTTTCTGATATAGTGGCTTTGCACCTTATTTGACATAAAAAAATAAGGAGCTGGCAGAAATGGCATATGTAAAAGCAACCGCTATTTTACCTGAAAAGCTGATATCGGAAATTCAAAAGTATGTTCAAGGAAAAACAATATATATCCCTAAACCTGAATCCTCTCATCAAAAATGGGGTGCGTGTTCAGGAACAAGAAAGCTGATCGATGACAGAAACGCTTCTATTAAAAAAGCATTTAAAAACGGCAAAACCATTCATCAATTATCTGATGAATATCACCTCTCTATTGAAACAATAAAAAAAATTGTCTACTCTAAATAAACAAAACGGAAGCACTGATAAAAAATAATCAGTGCTTTTTATATGGCGAGTTTGTTTCTTAGTTATTTCCTGCATATGATACCATTGGCCAATTGTGTAAAGTTAAGGGAGATGAGAAGAAAGGAAGGTCCTACAAATGACGATAAACAATGGAACGTTGCAAGTACCCGGCGCGAACATCCACTATCAGGTGCGTGGCTCTGGTCCAATCATTCTTTTGGTCCACGGAGGAGGCGGTGATGCCGACAAGTTCCATCATGTTGCCAATCATCTGGCTAACTGGTACACGGTTGTTACTTATGATCGCCGCGGCCATTCCCGCAGCAATCTCGCCAATCAGATTGAGGGTTACCGTGTGGAAACACACAGTGACGATGCTCACCGTCTTCTAGCCAAAATCACCAATAAGCCGGCCTATGTATTTGGAAGCAGCTCCGGGGCTGTTATCGGGCTTGATCTGTGCATACGCCATCCCGAACAAGTACATGTCATGATCCCACACGAACCAATCTTATTGCAGCTTCTGCATGGAAATGAGCTGAAACAAGCCGAGCAATTCATGGAAGACCTTAAGAAAAATCATCGAAGTGAAGTCATTAAATTAATGTCAAGATTAGAGACAGACGAACAATCAAAGGCTGTCCTGACAAAGCGGCTTCTCGGCAATTCAACGTATTTCACTGAGTATGAAATTCAAGGAATTCTCAGCTATACATTAGATTTCGAAGCATTAAAAACTGTGTTTACATCTTCACCGATGAAGATACTCCCAGCTGGCGGAAGTGCTTCTCGGGAGCTTTTTCCTTATCGTTGCGCGAACGCCCTAGCGGAACAATTGGAAACAGAATGGGTTGAATTCCCCGGAAATCATACGGGGTACACAATGTACCATAAAGAATTTTCTGAGAGGTTACACGACATGTTAGAAAAAGAAAAGAAACATACGTGTTAAGGATTGATTAAAATTTTCAAAATAGGACAGGTGAAACTAACTATGGAATTGGAGAAGATTTCACGAAGCGTAAAAAGAACTTTTCACTAACGAGAACGCAATGTGAGATGTTTAACCAAAGTGATATTAGGGATTTCATCGAAAAATAGGTTTGTACATTACGTTCTCCTATTGATTATTTCCTATCTTAATTCCGTATTTTATACCATTAGATACAACTCTAAAGCGGCTCGTTATTTTGTCCTCAACAACAACCAGTGTCTAACATCATGAATCTCTTTTGAAAATCACCACAAATGCAGGTATGGAAGACTTCATCGCAGCAAAAACCATACCAACTATTGTTGTTGGTATGGTTCGTCCTAGATAGGCCCTTAAGAAGAGATTCTATTGTACGGAGTATTTAGCTAATTGCATTTGTAACCGACAGGGCCGTCTGAACCTGTGTACACATATGTGTCAGACACATATCCAATATTCACGACACCCCGGGAATCTTTCCACTGGATTTGGTCCCAGATATTACTCGTTCCATACTTCCCTGTAACAGTCGTTCCATAAGCGTAACAATAATAAGGAACACGGGAGCCACTCGGAATGGAAAGCATAATAGGATAATTTGTACCAGGACCGCTGCGCATATTGACAGGCGCACCGCTGCTTGTTGAGACAGTAAAGTACTGAACGGCAAGTGCCTGACTGGAAAAAATGAATAAAGATGCAATCATCACGGTTAACATACTCAGCATTTTCAGTTTAGTCAATGTCATCCCTCTTTCTTCAATTCCTTCATTTTAAGAAACGATAGAACATAGGCTACCAGCTGCATTTAGGAACAACCGGACCGTCTGAGCCTGTATACATATATGTATCAGAGACAAATCCAGGAACGATCTCCCCGCTGGCAAGCGTCCGCTCTGTGTAATTCCAAATATTGCTCGTTCCATACTTTCCAGTTACAGTTGTACCGGTTTTGTAGCAATAGATCGGGATGCGGGTTCCGCTCGGAATGGTCGTTACAATTCCCCAACTTGTACCTGGGCCGCTGCGCATGTTGACAGGAGCACCGCTGCTTGTTGAAACCGTATAATACTGAGCCGCAAGTGCATGGCTAGAAAAAATGAACACAGATGCAATCATCACCGTTAGCATACTTAGCCTCTTTAACTTATTCACCTTATACCCTCCCCTTATAAATGCCGTACGTTTGACTTTCTTACATCCAGTTAAGGATTTACTTTCAGATACCATGCCCCCTCCCCTCCCATATATTTATCAATGTACCATAAACTAGATCTTTCAAAAGTGGAATTATTCCTATGTTTTCGACAATTAAGGATACAAAATAAATGGTAGTCAGGCTTGATATTGATGGTGTGTTACATTTGGCTCTTAATCATTTGTCCAGTCGGTAATCACGATTGACAATCAGGAAAAAGGACATGGATCAAGCGGCTTCGTTTCCACCAATTAACTCAATCAGTGTACTGCTTCCTTGTATCCACGCTTCTTCTCGATTCATAGATACTCCACCTTTTTCACCAATCAAAAACGGACACCATACAAATCAGCGTAAATGCTGCAAGTTCAGTGTCCGCAACCTATTATGACTTTGCTTTCTTTTACCAGGGCGTGTAAAAATGATTAGGTACGTTATCAAACGTTATTCTATGATTTTGCGAGTCAAAAAATCATAACATTTTATATATTTCAATCAGATTATGATCTGGATCTCTGAAGTGAGCAACTCGGGCACTCCATTCCTTGCGATCATGCGGTTTATTCTCACATTTAACTCCTTTTTCGTGTAAATCGTCATACGTTTTATCAACATCTTCTACCTTAAACTGAAGCAAAAATTTTGATTGAGCTTCTCCTTCCAAGGACTTTTTTTCCTCTCCAACGATTTCAGCCATCGTTTCTCGAGATAAAAGCTCTATTTTCGTTTCCCCATTATCAAAGAGTGCATATTCCATTTCATTCTCTAACCAACTTATTGGAAGTCCTAATGAATCTTTATAAAACTCGACGCTTTTCTTAAAATCATTCACCAACAGTCTAATTTGTAACAGCTTCATATCGAGTGCCTCCTATAAAACCATACTTTTACTGGTCATCCAATTTAATGATACCAAAGAAACCTGACAGCACTATGTCAAGTTTCCATACTTCACCCTTATTTCAGATTTAAGTGCAGTTTAGTCCATGTCATAAGAACGAGCAAAAACAGCGATTCTTAAAACAAAAAATGATACCGAGTGTATTTTCTGTATGCTTCAACTTCATTTCGGGAAATGTAACGTTGATAAAAGGAGGTTACATCAATATGGATCATCAAACATTGGCAGCTCATGAGGCTGTTGACTTACATGAAATCGTGAACTTTAAAACACTTTGTATAGCGAAATCAAAGTTAATGCAAGGGCTTGTGTTTGACCAAGAACTGAAGGACTTGATGGAAAAAGATGTACAGCAATCCATTCAAGACCTTACTGAATTACAAGCGGTTTATGAGCGTGCCTCATTTCAGGCCCCTGTCCCTCAAAGCCGCCCAACGCCAATCATCAATTGAAAGGGAGGTAAGCCTCTTTGAATAATGATCATTTAGACCCCATTAATTCGCTGAATGTGCCTGAACTAGCAGACACTACATTCGCGATGGATTTTCTTATACGAGCTAAGGAAGGCGTAAGGAATACTGCTGTAGCTTTGACAGAAACCGCTTCACCAGATGTAAGAGCACTGCTTCGGAAACAGCTGATGCAAGGAATTGCGATGCACCAAGAGATTACGGAACTGATGATCAGCAAAAAGTGGTTCCATCCATATGAGCTGAGCGAACAGTATAAGCTGGATCAGCTCTCTGCAAAAAACACGATCATGGTCGGCAATATGAACCTCTTTCCTGATGAAACAAATCGCAAAGGGATGTTTGACCGGACACCTGATGAACACTAACACTGGAGGTTTTACAGCATGAAGGCAGTAACGTATCAAGGCATTAAAAATGTTGTTGTCAAAGATGTCCCCGATCCAAAGATTGAAAAATCCGATGACATGATTATCAAAGTCACCAGTACAGCCATTTGCGGATCAGATTTACATTTAATCCATGGATTCATTCCGAATATGCAAGAAGACTATGTCATCGGCCATGAACCGATGGGAATCGTCGAAGAAGTTGGTTCTGGGGTGACTAAACTAAAAAAGGGAGATCGGGTAATTATTCCCTTTAATATAGCATGCGGGGAATGCTTTTTTTGTAAAAACCAGCTGGAAAGCCAATGTGATCAGTCTAATGACAATGGGGAAATGGGTGCTTATTTCGGCTATTCAGGGCAAACTGGCGGTTATCCAGGCGGGCAAGCTGAATATTTAAGAGTGCCGTTTGCGAATTTTACCCATTTTAAAATCCCTGAATCTTGTGAGGAACCCGATGAGAAATTAAGCGTGATTGCCGATGCCATGACCACCGGCTTTTGGAGTGTGGATAATGCCGGCGTAAAAAAAGGCGATACAGTTATCGTTCTCGGCTGCGGACCAGTCGGCCTGTTTGCTCAAAAGTTTTGTTGGCTAAAAGGCGCAAAACGCGTCATAGCAGTTGACTATGTAAACTATCGCTTACAGCATGCGAAACGTACAAACAAAGTAGAAATCGTTAATTTTGAAGACCATGAGAATACAGGGAATTATTTAAAGGAAATCACGAAAGGCGGAGCGGATGTAGTCATTGACGCTGTTGGGATGGATGGTAAAATGAGCGATCTCGAGTTCCTTGCCAGCGGCTTAAAGCTTCATGGCGGAACGATGAGTGCATTGGTCATTGCTTCCCAAGCTGTTCGCAAAGGAGGAACCATACAAATTACAGGTGTGTATGGAGGCAGATATAACGGTTTTCCGTTAGGAGATATTATGCAGCGAAACGTCAATATACGCTCTGGACAGGCTCCAGTGATCCACTATATGCCGTACATGTTTGAACTAGTATCGACAGGCAAAATTGATCCGGGAGATGTTGTCAGCCATGTCCTGCCGCTTAGTGAAGCCAAGCATGGCTATGACATTTTTGATTCAAAAATGGATGATTGTATCAAAGTTGTGTTAAAGCCTTAAAAAACGGAGGTTACAGAAATG from Bacillus subtilis subsp. subtilis str. 168 encodes the following:
- the yraJ gene encoding hypothetical protein (Evidence 4: Unknown function but conserved in other organisms) — encoded protein: MTKLKMLSMLTVMIASLFIFSSQALAVQYFTVSTSSGAPVNMRSGPGTNYPIMLSIPSGSRVPYYCYAYGTTVTGKYGTSNIWDQIQWKDSRGVVNIGYVSDTYVYTGSDGPVGYKCN
- the csn gene encoding chitosanase (Evidence 1a: Function from experimental evidences in the studied strain; PubMedId: 11065371, 11320136, 1664582, 25355936; Product type e: enzyme) is translated as MKISMQKADFWKKAAISLLVFTMFFTLMMSETVFAAGLNKDQKRRAEQLTSIFENGTTEIQYGYVERLDDGRGYTCGRAGFTTATGDALEVVEVYTKAVPNNKLKKYLPELRRLAKEESDDTSNLKGFASAWKSLANDKEFRAAQDKVNDHLYYQPAMKRSDNAGLKTALARAVMYDTVIQHGDGDDPDSFYALIKRTNKKAGGSPKDGIDEKKWLNKFLDVRYDDLMNPANHDTRDEWRESVARVDVLRSIAKENNYNLNGPIHVRSNEYGNFVIK
- the yraN gene encoding putative transcriptional regulator (probes citrate or citrate-related metabolite) (Evidence 3: Putative function from multiple computational evidences; PubMedId: 20011599; Product type r: regulator); protein product: MDEKDWILLKILHEEQSVTKTAERLFTSQPSITYRLKKIEEIFGIELFTKRHKGITFTAEGEHLVAYARRMLQELQDTKDHISNLSKEVQGHLRLGVSSNFAQYKLPKLLREFSTMYPNVQYSVQTGWSTDVMKLLDAGIVQVGILRGSHRWKGVEERLTREKLHIISKKPITIEQLPFLPFIKYKTDASLKTIIEDWMHTNLKQAPIIAMEVDRQETCKEMVKHGLGYSIAPEICLQESDHLYTMELYNAKGKPLMRDTWLMYDQKSLGIKLVKAFIDFLKGEQMVTI
- the prpF gene encoding aconitate isomerase (Evidence 2b: Function from indirect experimental evidences (e.g. phenotypes); PubMedId: 11294638, 12473114, 14702315, 17567742; Product type e: enzyme) — translated: MVKTNVTIMRGGTSKGVFFHESAMPNNKNEWEPFLLDVMGSPDKRQIDGLGGGNSLTSKVAIIKKAYTSDIDVHYTFGQVSISEEKVDFKGNCGNISAAVGPFAIEEGLVKAKEPMTAVRILNTNTNKMIIAEVEVEDGQVKYDGDVTISGVPGSGSPIYLNFHDAAGSVTGHLLPTGNSSEFLDTSQGQIEVSIIDYANPLVFVEASSIGLDGTELAEEFTDLQLAQFEELRSIAAEKCGFASRFSATKLSPAVPKLAIVAKPEKYKDSTGAWHSSVEMDLHIRMMSMQKPHQALAVTGAICTTRALSVEGAIPARIAKNHSTKVRLAHSSGIIETMVEPTGIKIVRTARRIMDGTVYTHGDYQMM
- the yraK gene encoding putative hydrolase (Evidence 3: Putative function from multiple computational evidences; Product type e: enzyme) — protein: MTINNGTLQVPGANIHYQVRGSGPIILLVHGGGGDADKFHHVANHLANWYTVVTYDRRGHSRSNLANQIEGYRVETHSDDAHRLLAKITNKPAYVFGSSSGAVIGLDLCIRHPEQVHVMIPHEPILLQLLHGNELKQAEQFMEDLKKNHRSEVIKLMSRLETDEQSKAVLTKRLLGNSTYFTEYEIQGILSYTLDFEALKTVFTSSPMKILPAGGSASRELFPYRCANALAEQLETEWVEFPGNHTGYTMYHKEFSERLHDMLEKEKKHTC
- the yraL gene encoding hypothetical protein (Evidence 4: Unknown function but conserved in other organisms), which encodes MAYVKATAILPEKLISEIQKYVQGKTIYIPKPESSHQKWGACSGTRKLIDDRNASIKKAFKNGKTIHQLSDEYHLSIETIKKIVYSK